In Trichoderma breve strain T069 chromosome 4, whole genome shotgun sequence, the following proteins share a genomic window:
- a CDS encoding SNF5 / SMARCB1 / INI1 domain-containing protein, whose translation MERSKPQAFLSSYAPRLRTYNNSLLTPVLPSAPTGPVSRTTKRGTTIINYAEDGYDDLDDDSDDPRRRPTGLRSLRKEDSATRLDMADKVGKEIKEPVDVQGIWRDWMGKSRSVRSDQQNAAQAHLPLTLIPIRIDLDIPSFIPPAPFPAPNPNSVDISLPQYRPQEMTVPYKLRDIFCWNLHETLITTDQFAQNLAQDLDLPNRPAVIAEISKQIRTQLEEYAGVALHPLFHSEPSAAAPPPPIQGGAPTVAGGSVTAAGTPRPSIFKSRDDSPASFARGVSRPETPVQTGGLATPTPQPPASQAPEAPEVTAEATPILPDSDEYNPDDTYRCIINLSLNLSSMLYTDKFEWSLLHPPGTAEAFAKATCADLGLAGEWVPAMTHAIYEAVLRLKKEACEAGGLVGGWGGAQQELPNDAAHGQEAGWRYDPDHLADDWEPKVEFLSKEEMEKREGDRERQIRRLRRETARFSSTTGMLGGTPFGLGVAVDAEEERMGRGERSKKKRRFRSLSPLARGGTPLGRLTPDVGGYGGGVGALTDMERMTWRCSHCRTWGTSVWAVRDGPAGPKSLCANCGYFYERDRRLPRQTKNLHLQDIRAV comes from the exons ATGGAACGATCAAAACCCCAGGCCTTCCTGTCGTCATATGCGCCGCGACTGCGCACCTACAACAACTCTCTCTTGACTCCCGTCCTACCGAGTGCGCCCACGGGGCCTGTTTCGCGAACTACAAAGCGAGGAACTACCATTATCAACTATGCCGAGGACGGTTATGATGACCTGGATGATGATAGCGACGATCCTAGGCGTCGGCCGACGGGCTTGCGAAGCTTGCGCAAGGAAGATTCGGCTACCAGGCTGGACATGGCCGACAAGGTGGGAAAGGAAATCAAGGAACCCGTTGACGTCCAGGGCATATGGCGAGATTGGATGGGGAAGAGCCGGTCTGTTAGGAGCGACCAGCAGAATGCCGCCCAAGCACACCTCCCATTGACCCTGATACCCATACGAATCGACTTGGACATCCCGTCCTTCATTCCGCCTGCGCCCTTCCCGGCTCCGAATCCCAACTCGGTCGACATCTCCCTCCCCCAATACCGACCACAGGAGATGACTGTTCCTTACAAGTTGCGCGACATTTTCTGTTGGAACCTACACGAGACGCTCATCACAACGGATCAGTTTGCGCAGAATCTGGCGCAGGATCTTGACCTGCCCAACAGGCCTGCTGTTATTGCAGAGATTAGCAAGCAGATTCGGACGCAATTGGAAGAATATGCTGGCGTTGCTCTTCACCCGCTCTTCCACTCTGagccatctgctgcagcaccaccgccgcccatCCAAGGAGGGGCACCAACCGTTGCTGGGGGAAGTGTCACAGCAGCTGGAACCCCGAGACCCAGCATATTCAAATCTCGAGACGATTCTCCAGCTTCGTTTGCGAGAGGTGTGTCCCGACCCGAAACTCCTGTGCAGACGGGAGGCCTGGCAACACCaacgccgcagccgccggcATCGCAAGCACCCGAAGCCCCCGAGGTTACTGCGGAAGCAACTCCCATCTTACCTGATTCTGACGAATATAACCCTGACGATACCTATCGATGTATTATCAACCTGAGTCTAAACCTTTCATCCATGTTATACACAGACAAGTTCGAGTGGTCGCTTCTCCACCCTCCAGGCACCGCCGAAGCTTTCGCAAAGGCGACATGTGCCGATTTAGGATTGGCAGGTGAATGGGTTCCGGCTATGACACACGCCATCTATGAGGCAGTCCTTCGTCTAAAGAAGGAAGCCTGTGAGGCTGGTGGCCTTGTTGGAGGTTGGGGCGGAGCTCAGCAGGAACTACCAAACGATGCCGCACATGGCCAGGAAGCTGGTTGGAGATATGACCCTGACCACTTGGCTGATGATTGGGAACCCAAGGTCGAGTTTCTCagcaaggaagagatggagaagcgaGAAGGCGACCGTGAGCGACAGATCCGTCGGCTGCGGCGTGAAACAGCGCGATTCAGCTCGACGACTGGTATGCTGGGCGGCACTCCGTTCGGCCTGGGCGTGGCTGTCGacgccgaggaagagaggatgGGCAGGGGTGAAcgctcaaagaagaagcggcgTTTCCGAAGTCTGAGTCCTCTCGCCCGTGGCGGAACCCCCCTGGGGCGACTCACGCCAGATGTCGGCGGTTATGGTGGAGGAGTAGGAGCCTTGACGGACATGGAGCGAATGACATGGCGCTGCTCACACTGCCGTACGTGGGGTACGAGCGTCTGGGCGGTTCGAGACGGTCCTGCTGGGCCCAAG TCCCTATGCGCCAACTGCGGCTACTTTTACGAACGAGATCGCAGGCTACCTCGCCAGACCAAAAATCTGCACCTGCAAGACATTCGAGCGGTCTAG